The Aeromicrobium sp. Leaf245 genome includes a region encoding these proteins:
- a CDS encoding alpha/beta hydrolase — protein MEVAYAPGRVADVVGDGPTVLLWHGSGPNERHALARLATAVATSGHRTVTPDWDVTSSDGGRADLLTSLRFARETADHDPDGLVLVGWSRGGVAAASLTLNQRRLGVGLARTVCVAAAPFPRADPISGAMLGPASPPVARGTTVAFVTGLRDERTPIDEVRAVHRQWNHAGWPTTLHELDADHFSVVEDHAEDVAAVVVS, from the coding sequence ATGGAGGTCGCGTACGCGCCCGGTCGGGTGGCGGACGTCGTCGGCGACGGTCCCACCGTCCTGCTCTGGCACGGCTCCGGCCCGAACGAGCGCCACGCCCTCGCCCGACTCGCCACCGCCGTGGCGACGTCCGGGCACCGGACCGTCACGCCGGACTGGGACGTGACCTCCTCGGACGGCGGACGCGCCGACCTGCTGACCTCCCTACGCTTCGCCCGGGAGACCGCTGACCATGATCCCGACGGTCTGGTGCTCGTCGGCTGGTCCCGCGGGGGCGTCGCAGCAGCGAGCCTCACCCTGAACCAGCGACGGCTCGGGGTCGGCCTCGCACGTACGGTCTGCGTCGCCGCCGCTCCGTTCCCTCGCGCCGACCCGATCAGCGGCGCGATGCTCGGACCGGCGTCGCCACCGGTGGCGCGCGGGACGACGGTCGCGTTCGTGACCGGGCTGCGTGACGAGCGGACACCGATCGACGAGGTGCGCGCCGTCCACCGGCAGTGGAACCACGCGGGCTGGCCCACGACGTTGCACGAGCTCGACGCCGACCACTTCTCCGTCGTCGAGGACCACGCCGAGGACGTCGCCGCCGTCGTGGTCAGCTGA
- the kynU gene encoding kynureninase, whose protein sequence is MTDFRERAAALDAADPLAVYRQQFVLDADMVAYLDGNSLGRLPLRTRERLASFVRDEWGSRLIRGWSEGWTELPVEVGDEVGALVGAAPGQTVVADSTSICIAKALHAAASIVPGRSRIVVDAGDFPTDRYLASHVAAARGMELVTIERDAEGDLTDSLDAVLDERTAVVLLSHVDYRSGALLDLAALTDRVHAAGALVVWDLCHSVGVVPTALDAAGVDLAVGCTYKYLNGGPGSPAFLYAAARHLPVLEQPLPGWWSADDLFAMADDYRPAVDARRLLSGTPNVAGLLAVREGAAMAAEAGVDAVRVKSVLLTTFAIDALDVLAADGSPVEVVTPRDAARRGGHVTVRVPDARAVTAALVDRGVVPDFREPDLVRLGLAPLTTSFAELHAGLVVLRDVLAR, encoded by the coding sequence ATGACCGACTTCCGTGAGCGCGCCGCCGCGCTCGATGCTGCCGACCCGCTGGCCGTGTACCGCCAGCAGTTCGTGCTCGACGCCGACATGGTGGCCTACCTCGACGGCAACTCGTTGGGTCGGCTGCCTCTGCGCACGCGAGAGCGCCTCGCCTCGTTCGTGCGTGACGAGTGGGGCAGCCGTCTGATCCGTGGCTGGTCGGAGGGCTGGACCGAGCTGCCGGTCGAGGTGGGCGACGAGGTGGGCGCCCTCGTCGGTGCCGCACCCGGTCAGACGGTGGTGGCCGACTCGACGTCGATCTGCATCGCGAAGGCCCTGCACGCCGCGGCGTCGATCGTGCCCGGACGCAGCCGGATCGTCGTCGACGCCGGCGACTTCCCGACCGACCGCTACCTGGCGTCGCACGTGGCGGCAGCCCGTGGCATGGAGCTGGTCACGATCGAGCGTGACGCCGAGGGCGACCTGACCGACTCGTTGGACGCCGTGCTCGACGAGCGCACTGCCGTCGTGCTGCTGAGCCACGTCGACTACCGGTCCGGCGCCCTGCTGGACCTGGCCGCGCTCACCGACCGGGTGCACGCGGCCGGTGCCCTGGTCGTGTGGGACCTGTGCCACTCGGTCGGGGTGGTGCCCACCGCGCTCGACGCCGCGGGCGTGGACCTCGCGGTCGGCTGCACCTACAAGTACCTCAACGGTGGACCGGGCTCACCGGCGTTCCTGTACGCGGCGGCTCGCCACCTCCCCGTGCTCGAGCAGCCGCTGCCGGGCTGGTGGAGCGCCGACGACCTCTTCGCCATGGCCGACGACTACCGCCCCGCCGTGGACGCACGTCGGTTGCTGTCGGGGACGCCGAACGTCGCCGGCCTGCTGGCGGTGCGCGAGGGTGCGGCCATGGCCGCCGAGGCGGGCGTGGACGCAGTGCGGGTCAAGTCGGTGCTGCTCACGACCTTCGCGATCGACGCGCTCGACGTGCTGGCCGCCGACGGCAGTCCGGTCGAGGTGGTCACACCGCGTGACGCGGCACGTCGCGGTGGTCACGTGACCGTGCGGGTCCCCGACGCGCGCGCCGTCACGGCAGCGCTGGTGGACCGTGGCGTGGTGCCCGACTTCCGCGAGCCCGACCTGGTGAGGCTCGGGCTCGCGCCCCTCACCACGTCGTTCGCGGAGCTGCACGCCGGGCTCGTGGTGCTGCGCGACGTGCTCGCTCGATAG
- a CDS encoding bifunctional riboflavin kinase/FAD synthetase, translating into MATWTELGGASTAPIAEDSAVTIGTFDGVHRGHQALLQRTREVADGLPVVAVTFEPHPVAVFAPERVPARLTSLERRVQLLLEPAPGVRGADHVRVLDFDREMASWSPREFVERVVVEQLRARHVVVGENFTFGAKAAGTTEVLRELCAEHGCSADALTLVGDAGARGDDGSGTWSSTRVRGLVAEARLAEAAAVLGRPYEVDGVVTPGDRRGRDLGFPTANVPVDAGYCVPPDGVYAGRLVTGDAAYPAAVSIGTNPTFAGTERRVESYVMDHGHDLDLYGRTVRVELVERLRSMVAYEGVEALVEQMHADVAAARAVLARPS; encoded by the coding sequence GTGGCCACGTGGACAGAGCTGGGCGGGGCGTCGACCGCGCCGATCGCCGAGGACTCCGCCGTCACCATCGGGACGTTCGACGGCGTCCACCGAGGGCACCAGGCACTGCTGCAGCGGACGCGCGAGGTCGCCGACGGTCTGCCGGTCGTGGCCGTGACCTTCGAGCCGCACCCGGTCGCGGTCTTCGCCCCCGAGCGGGTCCCCGCCCGTCTCACGTCGCTCGAGCGCCGCGTGCAGCTGCTGCTCGAGCCGGCGCCCGGCGTGCGCGGGGCCGACCACGTCCGCGTCCTCGACTTCGACCGCGAGATGGCCTCCTGGTCACCTCGCGAGTTCGTCGAGCGCGTGGTGGTCGAGCAGCTGCGGGCCCGTCACGTGGTGGTCGGGGAGAACTTCACGTTCGGCGCCAAGGCCGCCGGCACCACGGAGGTGCTGCGCGAGCTGTGCGCCGAGCACGGCTGCTCGGCCGACGCGCTCACGCTCGTGGGGGACGCCGGGGCCCGGGGGGACGACGGGTCCGGCACCTGGTCGTCCACGCGGGTGCGGGGTCTCGTCGCCGAGGCCCGTCTCGCCGAGGCCGCAGCGGTGCTCGGCCGTCCGTACGAGGTGGACGGTGTGGTCACTCCCGGTGACCGCCGTGGCCGTGACCTCGGCTTCCCTACCGCCAACGTCCCGGTCGACGCCGGGTACTGCGTCCCGCCCGACGGGGTCTACGCCGGTCGCCTCGTCACCGGGGACGCCGCCTACCCGGCGGCCGTGTCCATCGGCACCAACCCGACCTTCGCCGGCACCGAGCGGCGGGTCGAGTCCTACGTGATGGACCACGGGCACGACCTCGACCTCTACGGACGCACCGTCCGGGTGGAGCTGGTCGAGCGGCTGCGCTCGATGGTGGCCTACGAGGGTGTCGAGGCCCTCGTCGAGCAGATGCACGCCGACGTCGCCGCCGCCCGCGCCGTGCTCGCTCGACCGTCCTGA
- a CDS encoding polyribonucleotide nucleotidyltransferase → MSDSIHTTETVIDNGRFGTRTIRFETGQLARQAAGSVSAFLDDDTMLLSATTAGKHPKDHFDFFPLTVDVEERMYAAGRIPGSFFRREGRPGEDAILTCRLIDRPLRPTFKKGLRNEVQVVITVLALNPDTPYDVLAINAASASTQISGLPFSGPIGATRVALIDGQWVAFPTHSQLEDAVFDMVVAGRIATQADGSSDVAIMMVEAESTENTWDLVQSGVQAPTEEVVAGGLDAAKGFIRQLCEAQQQLAEAAAKPVQDFPVFLDFQDDVYDAVAAAASGPLAEALTISSKADREDRESQIKADVLDQLGEQFEGREKEVGAALRAVTKSLVRQRVLRDKVRIDGRGLADIRELSAEVGVIPRVHGSALFQRGETQILGVTTLNMLDLVQKLDTLSPESTRRYMHNYNFPPFSTGETGRVGSPKRREIGHGALAGRALLPVLPTKEEFPYAIRQVSEALSSNGSTSMGSVCASTLGLLNAGVPLRAPVAGIAMGLISGEVDGATEYVTLTDILGAEDAYGDMDFKVAGTPEFITALQLDTKLDGIPADVLAGALTQAKGARLTILDVMSEAIDAPDEMSEFAPKIITVKVPVDKIGEVIGPKGKMINQIQDDTGAKISIEDDGTVYIAGEAGGAADRARDAINAIANPTMPEVGERYLGTVVKTVDFGAFIALSPGKDGLLHISKLRDLNGGQRVNNVEDVVSVGQKIQVQIAELGDRGKISLIPVPEDAAPEDATDEAPADAEESTDA, encoded by the coding sequence ATGTCCGACTCCATCCACACCACCGAGACCGTCATCGACAATGGTCGTTTCGGTACCCGCACGATCCGTTTCGAGACGGGTCAGCTCGCTCGCCAGGCCGCCGGCTCCGTGTCCGCGTTCCTGGACGACGACACGATGCTGCTCTCGGCCACCACGGCCGGCAAGCACCCCAAGGACCACTTCGACTTCTTCCCCCTCACGGTCGACGTCGAGGAGCGCATGTACGCCGCGGGACGCATTCCCGGCTCGTTCTTCCGTCGTGAGGGCCGCCCGGGCGAGGACGCGATCCTCACCTGCCGCCTGATCGACCGCCCGCTGCGGCCGACCTTCAAGAAGGGTCTGCGCAACGAGGTCCAGGTCGTCATCACGGTCCTGGCCCTGAACCCCGACACCCCGTACGACGTGCTGGCCATCAACGCCGCCTCCGCGTCCACGCAGATCTCGGGCCTGCCGTTCTCCGGTCCGATCGGCGCCACCCGCGTCGCCCTGATCGACGGCCAGTGGGTCGCCTTCCCGACGCACAGCCAGCTCGAGGACGCCGTGTTCGACATGGTCGTCGCGGGCCGCATCGCCACGCAGGCCGACGGCTCCAGCGACGTCGCGATCATGATGGTCGAGGCCGAGTCCACCGAGAACACCTGGGACCTCGTGCAGTCCGGTGTCCAGGCGCCCACCGAGGAGGTCGTGGCCGGTGGCCTCGACGCCGCCAAGGGCTTCATCCGCCAGCTGTGCGAGGCGCAGCAGCAGCTCGCCGAGGCCGCGGCCAAGCCCGTCCAGGACTTCCCGGTCTTCCTCGACTTCCAGGACGACGTCTACGACGCCGTCGCCGCAGCCGCCTCCGGCCCGCTGGCCGAGGCCCTCACGATCTCCTCCAAGGCCGATCGCGAGGACCGCGAGAGCCAGATCAAGGCCGACGTGCTCGACCAGCTCGGCGAGCAGTTCGAGGGTCGCGAGAAGGAGGTCGGTGCCGCGCTGCGTGCCGTCACCAAGAGCCTCGTCCGCCAGCGTGTGCTCCGCGACAAGGTGCGCATCGACGGTCGTGGACTCGCCGACATCCGTGAGCTGTCGGCCGAGGTCGGCGTCATCCCGCGCGTGCACGGCTCGGCCCTGTTCCAGCGTGGCGAGACCCAGATCCTGGGCGTGACCACGCTGAACATGCTCGACCTGGTGCAGAAGCTCGACACGCTGAGCCCCGAGAGCACGCGTCGGTACATGCACAACTACAACTTCCCCCCGTTCTCCACGGGTGAGACGGGCCGCGTCGGTTCGCCGAAGCGCCGCGAGATCGGCCACGGTGCGCTCGCCGGCCGCGCGCTCCTGCCGGTCCTGCCCACCAAGGAGGAGTTCCCCTACGCGATCCGTCAGGTCTCCGAGGCGCTGAGCTCGAACGGCTCCACGTCGATGGGCTCGGTCTGCGCCTCGACGCTCGGTCTGCTCAACGCCGGTGTGCCGCTGCGCGCCCCGGTCGCGGGCATCGCGATGGGCCTCATCTCCGGTGAGGTCGACGGCGCCACCGAGTACGTCACCCTCACCGACATCCTCGGTGCCGAGGACGCGTACGGCGACATGGACTTCAAGGTCGCGGGCACGCCCGAGTTCATCACGGCCCTGCAGCTGGACACCAAGCTCGACGGCATCCCCGCCGACGTGCTCGCCGGTGCCCTCACGCAGGCCAAGGGTGCGCGCCTGACGATCCTCGACGTCATGTCCGAGGCCATCGACGCGCCCGACGAGATGAGCGAGTTCGCCCCGAAGATCATCACGGTGAAGGTGCCGGTCGACAAGATCGGCGAGGTCATCGGCCCGAAGGGCAAGATGATCAACCAGATCCAGGACGACACCGGCGCCAAGATCTCGATCGAGGACGACGGCACCGTCTACATCGCCGGCGAGGCCGGCGGTGCGGCCGACCGTGCGCGCGACGCCATCAACGCGATCGCCAACCCGACGATGCCCGAGGTCGGCGAGCGCTACCTCGGCACCGTCGTCAAGACGGTCGACTTCGGTGCGTTCATCGCGCTCTCGCCGGGCAAGGACGGGCTGCTGCACATCAGCAAGCTGCGCGACCTCAACGGCGGCCAGCGCGTGAACAACGTCGAGGACGTCGTCTCGGTGGGCCAGAAGATCCAGGTCCAGATCGCCGAGCTCGGCGACCGCGGCAAGATCTCGCTGATCCCCGTCCCCGAGGACGCAGCTCCCGAGGACGCCACCGACGAGGCCCCGGCCGACGCCGAGGAGTCCACGGACGCCTGA
- the rpsO gene encoding 30S ribosomal protein S15, with translation MSKKTAAPTVAGTPRDEIIKQYARSEGDTGSPEVQVALLTERISHLTEHLKEHKHDHHSRRGLLLLVGQRRRLLNYLQAKDIERYRSLIERLGLRR, from the coding sequence ATGTCGAAGAAGACCGCTGCCCCCACCGTCGCCGGCACGCCGCGTGACGAGATCATCAAGCAGTACGCCCGCAGCGAGGGCGACACCGGCTCCCCGGAGGTCCAGGTCGCGCTGCTCACCGAGCGCATCTCGCACCTGACGGAGCACCTGAAGGAGCACAAGCACGACCACCACAGCCGTCGTGGCCTGCTGCTGCTCGTCGGCCAGCGCCGTCGGCTGCTCAACTACCTCCAGGCCAAGGACATCGAGCGCTACCGCTCGCTCATCGAGCGCCTCGGTCTGCGTCGCTGA
- the dapB gene encoding 4-hydroxy-tetrahydrodipicolinate reductase has translation MTRVAVLGARGRMGSTSVEALDAADGIEVVAQVDVGDSIDLVGESGAEVALVFTTPDVALDQVLWCIERGVHVVVGTSGFDGERLRSVRTAVHERTGVSVLVVPNFSIGAVLLMRFAATAAPFFESVEVIEMHHPAKVDAPSGTAVRTAELIAAARAEAGSPPVPDATTTDPDGARGAQVDGITVHAVRSRGFVASQEVLLGGEGEILSLRHDSSTRESFMPGVVAAVRHVADRPGVTVGLDVVLGLGD, from the coding sequence ATGACTCGTGTAGCCGTGCTGGGCGCCCGTGGGCGCATGGGTTCGACCTCCGTCGAGGCGCTCGACGCCGCCGACGGGATCGAGGTCGTCGCCCAGGTCGACGTCGGCGACTCCATCGACCTGGTGGGGGAGTCCGGAGCCGAGGTGGCCCTCGTCTTCACCACGCCCGACGTCGCGCTCGACCAGGTCCTGTGGTGCATCGAGCGCGGGGTGCACGTGGTCGTGGGCACCTCGGGATTCGACGGCGAGCGGCTGCGGTCGGTGCGTACGGCCGTCCACGAGCGCACCGGGGTCTCGGTGCTCGTGGTGCCCAACTTCTCCATCGGCGCGGTGCTCCTCATGCGCTTCGCCGCCACGGCCGCGCCCTTCTTCGAGTCCGTCGAGGTGATCGAGATGCACCACCCTGCGAAGGTCGACGCCCCCTCGGGGACGGCCGTCCGCACGGCCGAGCTGATCGCGGCCGCCCGCGCCGAGGCCGGTTCGCCGCCGGTCCCCGACGCCACCACCACCGACCCCGACGGTGCTCGGGGTGCCCAGGTCGACGGGATCACGGTGCACGCCGTGCGCTCGCGTGGCTTCGTCGCGTCCCAGGAGGTGCTCCTGGGCGGCGAGGGGGAGATCCTGAGCCTGCGGCACGACTCGTCCACGCGGGAGTCGTTCATGCCCGGCGTGGTGGCGGCCGTGCGTCACGTGGCCGACCGGCCGGGTGTCACCGTCGGTCTCGACGTGGTCCTCGGCCTCGGCGACTGA